A DNA window from Fragaria vesca subsp. vesca linkage group LG3, FraVesHawaii_1.0, whole genome shotgun sequence contains the following coding sequences:
- the LOC101309232 gene encoding uncharacterized protein LOC101309232, which yields MGAYRINPARFQRVAAAFDEGARVRLCESSGSEHSAAAESVADLSDLVNSFIERGNYSGDSRDDGEEIERDSLETDEEVEGGYRSDSETKNTLQQLLHTNGGGDDVKENIVAEVEHACGVIGDRLDREFKRKLTTHLRHKGFDAGLCKSKWVKSSRFPAGDYEFVDVNVNGTRYIVEPFFTGEFEIARPTSRYTSLHNVLPQIFVGELDELKKIVRIMCAAIKKSMKSVDMPMPPWRRNGYMLAKWFGSYKRTTNAVSSSTKAFEFEESFSVKRSVGFEALPPKSYYCRDSFATKNGLRIGNLTAAFQSKGIGMEL from the exons ATGGGAGCATATAGAATTAATCCGGCGAGGTTTCAGAGAGTTGCGGCTGCGTTTGACGAGGGGGCCAGGGTGAGGCTGTGCGAGAGCAGCGGCAGCGAGCACTCGGCTGCGGCGGAGAGCGTTGCCGATTTGTCTGACCTTGTTAATTCTTTTATTGAGCGAGGGAATTATAGTGGGGATTCAAGGGATGATGGTGAGGAAATCGAGAGGGATTCGTTGGAGACGGATGAAGAGGTAGAGGGTGGCTATCGGTCTGATTCGGAGACCAAGAATACTCTACAACAGCTGCTTCATACAAATGGAGGTGGTGATGATGTGAAAGAAAACATTGTTGCTGAGGTTGAACATGCTTGCGGTGTAATCGGGGATAGGTTGGACAGAGAGTTCAAGAGGAAGCTGACGACTCATTTGCGCCACAAGGGTTTTGATGCTG GTCTCTGCAAGTCAAAGTGGGTAAAATCCAGTCGGTTTCCAGCAGGGGACTACGAATTTGTTGATGTCAATGTAAATGGAACTCGTTACATTGTCGAGCCATTCTTCACCGGAGAATTTGAAATCGCCCGTCCCACTAGTCGATACACATCCTTACACAATGTCTTGCCTCAAATATTCGTGGGAGAACTCGACGAGCTGAAGAAAATTGTTAGGATTATGTGCGCAGCTATTAAGAAGTCCATGAAGAGTGTCGACATGCCAATGCCACCATGGAGGAGAAATGGGTACATGCTAGCAAAGTGGTTTGGTTCCTATAAGCGCACCACAAATGCAGTTTCTTCTTCAACAAAGGCATTCGAATTCGAGGAGAGTTTCAGTGTAAAAAGATCAGTTGGCTTCGAGGCTCTGCCCCCAAAGTCTTACTATTGCAGAGACAGTTTTGCTACCAAGAATGGATTGAGAATTGGGAACCTGACTGCCGCCTTTCAATCCAAAGGCATCGGCATGGAGTTATAG